The following proteins are co-located in the Pseudomonas antarctica genome:
- a CDS encoding ShlB/FhaC/HecB family hemolysin secretion/activation protein — MYLLTPWTRPLLCLTLLCLSAPDSAFAATNPGDQDLIRDRQNRLLEEQQRRLEELKDLPGKEVNPVAPAGPVDTRCFPIQHIELKGADSLSGVERERLLKSYVDQCLGVSQLNQLLKRVTDYYIVKGLVTSRAYLPQQDLSSGRLQVLVVEGKLEGVKGADNSKLSDRELAMAFPGNNGDLLNLREVEQAIDQLNRLPSNQAQMELTPGSAVGGSTVLVKNNPQKPWRASLSRNNDGQRSTGEQQWGTGFEWDSPLGLADQLVLRGGHDAISDHQKTSKNAMLYYNVPWGWWNFSYSYNQSDYRSVAKGDGFDFKQTGDSQNHQLRAERVIHRDALSKTSVNVGLAHLRTNNYINDNHLKESSNRLSELQLGINHGRRIGSAFVNLDVGMQNGTGAFDAQGNHNPGPGVPDARYRKYTATVSYLQPFKLWGESFSFISLATGQRSEDVLFSPQRMSLGGASSVRGFKDQQLNGDSGGYWRNDLRWSRPVTLDWLRPVFGEYGASVGYDQGVIRNARYNREVHGRVSSNSFELFARGQHVSTSVTFAHSLERPAALLDREAPIYFRMDFFL; from the coding sequence ATGTACCTGCTCACGCCATGGACTCGGCCATTACTGTGCCTGACGTTATTGTGCCTTAGTGCCCCTGACAGCGCCTTTGCCGCGACCAATCCTGGCGACCAGGACCTGATTCGCGACCGGCAAAACCGCCTGTTGGAAGAACAACAACGGCGTCTTGAAGAACTCAAGGACCTGCCTGGCAAAGAGGTAAACCCGGTGGCTCCCGCCGGCCCGGTGGACACCCGCTGTTTCCCCATCCAGCACATCGAACTCAAAGGTGCCGACAGCCTTTCTGGCGTTGAGCGCGAGCGCCTGCTCAAGTCCTATGTTGATCAGTGCCTGGGCGTTTCCCAGCTCAATCAACTACTCAAGCGCGTTACCGACTATTACATCGTCAAAGGCCTGGTCACCAGCCGCGCCTACTTGCCGCAGCAAGACCTGTCCAGTGGTCGTCTGCAAGTCTTGGTAGTGGAGGGCAAACTTGAAGGCGTAAAAGGCGCCGACAACAGCAAGCTGTCCGATCGCGAACTGGCCATGGCCTTTCCCGGCAACAACGGTGACTTGCTCAACCTGCGAGAAGTCGAGCAAGCCATCGATCAGCTTAATCGCTTGCCTTCCAACCAGGCACAAATGGAACTGACGCCGGGCAGTGCTGTTGGCGGCAGTACCGTGTTGGTCAAGAACAACCCGCAAAAACCTTGGCGTGCCAGCCTGTCGCGCAATAACGATGGGCAGCGCAGCACCGGCGAGCAGCAGTGGGGCACCGGCTTTGAGTGGGATAGCCCGCTGGGCCTGGCTGATCAACTGGTGCTGCGCGGCGGCCACGACGCCATCAGCGACCACCAGAAAACCTCAAAAAACGCGATGCTCTACTACAACGTGCCGTGGGGTTGGTGGAACTTCAGTTACAGCTACAACCAGAGCGATTACCGCTCAGTGGCCAAAGGCGACGGCTTTGACTTCAAGCAAACCGGCGACAGCCAAAACCACCAGTTGCGCGCCGAGCGCGTGATCCACCGCGACGCCCTGAGCAAAACCTCGGTGAACGTTGGCCTGGCCCACCTGCGCACCAACAACTACATCAACGACAACCACCTCAAAGAGAGCAGCAATCGCCTCAGTGAGTTGCAGTTGGGCATCAACCATGGGCGTCGCATTGGCAGCGCCTTCGTCAACCTCGACGTCGGTATGCAGAACGGCACCGGCGCCTTCGACGCCCAGGGCAATCACAACCCGGGGCCTGGCGTGCCGGACGCGCGCTACCGCAAATACACCGCCACCGTCAGCTACCTGCAACCGTTCAAGCTGTGGGGCGAGTCTTTCAGTTTTATCAGCCTGGCCACCGGCCAACGCAGTGAAGACGTGTTGTTCAGCCCCCAGCGCATGAGCCTCGGTGGCGCCTCATCGGTACGCGGTTTCAAAGACCAGCAGCTCAATGGCGACAGCGGCGGCTATTGGCGCAATGACCTGCGCTGGAGCCGCCCGGTGACGCTCGACTGGCTGCGCCCGGTGTTCGGCGAATACGGCGCCAGTGTCGGCTATGACCAAGGTGTTATCCGTAACGCTCGCTACAACCGGGAAGTGCATGGCCGGGTGTCGAGCAATTCGTTTGAGCTGTTCGCCCGTGGCCAGCACGTTAGCACCAGCGTGACCTTTGCCCACTCGCTGGAACGACCGGCCGCGCTGCTTGACCGCGAAGCGCCGATCTACTTTCGCATGGATTTTTTCCTCTAA
- a CDS encoding DUF2252 domain-containing protein yields the protein MKTPRPSDRMPHLTQLRNLKMARSAHAYVRGSTVQFYEWLHSLPGRRLPHGPAIWICGDCHAGNLGPTGDNKGRIDMHIRDLDQTVIGNPAHDLVRLALSLATAARGSDLPGVTTARMLEEMMVGYEQAFKDEPDEVPPRPSQVKAGMRSAVERTWKNLARERIENARPTIPLGKHFWSLSRAEKSALQTLCASDELHQLVTSLKGRPKDAKVELLDSAYWVKGCSSLGLLRYAALLGVGDKDDQEYCLIDIKEAVGAAAPRAARAKMPRDNGRRVVEGARQLSPGLGGRMIATRFLDHGFFIRELLPQDMKLELDELSETDAMHAAGYLARVVGIAHARQMDRETRKDWMATLQENRSKQLDAPSWLWTSVVQLVGSHEQGYLNHCRRYALEH from the coding sequence ATGAAAACCCCGCGTCCCTCCGACCGCATGCCCCACCTCACGCAATTGCGCAACTTGAAGATGGCGCGTTCCGCCCACGCCTACGTGCGTGGCAGCACGGTGCAGTTCTATGAATGGCTGCACAGTCTCCCTGGCCGCCGTTTGCCCCACGGCCCGGCGATCTGGATTTGTGGTGATTGTCACGCGGGTAACTTGGGGCCTACCGGCGACAACAAGGGCCGCATTGACATGCATATACGTGACCTTGACCAGACCGTGATCGGCAACCCGGCCCACGACCTGGTGCGTCTGGCTTTATCCCTGGCCACCGCCGCGCGCGGCTCGGACCTGCCGGGGGTGACCACCGCGCGCATGCTCGAAGAAATGATGGTGGGCTACGAGCAAGCCTTCAAAGACGAACCCGACGAAGTGCCGCCACGCCCCTCCCAGGTCAAGGCCGGCATGCGCAGCGCGGTGGAGCGCACCTGGAAAAACCTGGCGCGTGAACGCATCGAAAATGCACGGCCGACGATTCCACTGGGCAAGCATTTCTGGTCGTTGTCGCGGGCAGAGAAGAGCGCCTTGCAAACGTTGTGCGCCTCCGATGAGCTTCATCAGTTGGTCACCTCACTCAAAGGCCGGCCCAAAGACGCCAAGGTTGAGCTGCTGGACTCGGCTTATTGGGTCAAGGGTTGCAGCTCCTTGGGCTTGTTGCGCTATGCGGCGCTGCTGGGCGTAGGCGACAAGGACGATCAGGAGTATTGCCTGATCGACATCAAGGAAGCCGTCGGCGCTGCCGCACCCCGCGCAGCACGGGCCAAGATGCCCCGCGACAATGGCCGGCGTGTGGTGGAAGGCGCCCGCCAGCTGTCACCGGGCCTGGGTGGGCGCATGATCGCGACGCGTTTTCTCGACCATGGTTTTTTCATCCGTGAATTGCTGCCCCAGGACATGAAGCTGGAGCTGGACGAACTCAGCGAGACCGACGCCATGCACGCCGCCGGATACCTGGCCCGCGTAGTCGGCATTGCCCACGCACGGCAGATGGACCGCGAGACGCGCAAGGACTGGATGGCAACATTGCAGGAAAACCGCTCTAAACAACTGGATGCACCGTCGTGGTTATGGACCAGTGTGGTGCAGTTGGTCGGTAGCCATGAGCAGGGTTATCTCAACCATTGTCGGCGGTATGCGTTGGAGCACTAA
- a CDS encoding LysR family transcriptional regulator: protein MLRSHLPLNALRAFEASARHLSFTRAAIELCVTQAAVSHQVKSLEAQLNVTLFKRLPRGLMLTSEGETLLPVLRESFDRIAHTLGQFEGGHYREVLTVGAVGTFAVGWLLPRLPEFQSRYPFIDLRLSTHNNRVDVAAEGLDYAIRFGAGAWHGTEACQLLEASLTVLCVPALAEQLHTPADVLKHTLLRSYRADEWNLWFQAAGLPADTLVPRNIVFDSSLAMMEAALQGIGVALAPAMMFSRQLATDVIRQPFDVGITTGSYWLTRLQSRAETSAMQAFKSWLTECAQQQ from the coding sequence ATGCTGCGTTCCCACTTGCCGCTCAATGCCCTGCGTGCATTCGAAGCGTCGGCCCGTCACTTGAGCTTTACCCGGGCAGCCATTGAGCTGTGTGTGACCCAGGCGGCGGTGAGCCATCAGGTCAAAAGCCTGGAAGCCCAACTGAATGTCACCTTGTTCAAGCGCCTGCCACGCGGCTTGATGCTGACCAGTGAGGGCGAAACCCTGCTGCCGGTGTTGCGCGAGTCCTTCGACCGTATTGCACATACCTTAGGCCAGTTCGAGGGCGGGCATTACCGCGAAGTGCTCACCGTGGGCGCGGTCGGCACTTTTGCCGTCGGCTGGTTGTTGCCGCGCCTGCCGGAGTTCCAGAGCCGCTATCCGTTTATCGACCTGCGACTGTCGACCCATAACAACCGCGTCGACGTCGCCGCCGAAGGTCTGGATTACGCTATTCGTTTTGGCGCAGGCGCTTGGCATGGCACCGAGGCCTGCCAACTGCTGGAAGCATCGTTGACGGTATTGTGCGTGCCTGCACTCGCCGAGCAATTACACACACCTGCCGATGTGCTCAAACATACCTTGCTGCGCTCCTACCGCGCCGATGAGTGGAACCTGTGGTTCCAGGCCGCCGGGCTGCCGGCCGACACCCTGGTACCGCGCAATATCGTGTTCGACTCCTCACTGGCAATGATGGAGGCAGCCTTGCAAGGCATCGGCGTGGCGCTGGCGCCAGCGATGATGTTCTCGCGGCAACTGGCGACGGATGTGATTCGCCAGCCGTTCGATGTGGGCATCACCACTGGCAGTTATTGGCTGACGCGCTTGCAGTCGCGGGCTGAAACCTCGGCAATGCAAGCGTTTAAAAGTTGGCTGACCGAGTGTGCACAACAGCAGTGA
- the ampC gene encoding class C beta-lactamase encodes MNHTLQKILISALLLGSGTCMADADIRQVVDTSVVPLMQQQGIPGLSIAVVNKGKAQYFNYGVANKDTQQPVTEDTLFEIGSVSKTFTATLGGYTQATGKLKLSDKASEHLSALAGSAFDQISLLQLATYTPGGLPLQFPDAADSAENMLGYFQHWKPTYAPGAQRLYSNPSIGLFGYLSAQSLGQPFNVAMQKTLLPKLGLTNTHVSVPADKSGQYAQGYDKLQKPVRVSPGALDSEAYGIKTSTQDLAHYVMVNMHPQTLEKPLQQAIAATHAGYYTVNGMTQGLGWERYPYPITLNALLDGNSTPMAMEPHKVTWLTPAQPQPANVLYNKTGSTGGFGAYVVYVPSKDMGVVILANKNYPNAERVKLAYTILSAMDH; translated from the coding sequence ATGAACCACACACTACAAAAAATACTGATATCGGCCTTATTGCTCGGCTCCGGCACCTGCATGGCAGACGCCGATATTCGCCAGGTCGTCGACACCAGCGTCGTACCTTTGATGCAACAACAAGGCATCCCCGGCCTGTCCATCGCCGTGGTCAACAAAGGCAAGGCGCAATACTTTAACTACGGCGTAGCGAACAAAGACACACAACAGCCGGTGACCGAGGACACCCTGTTTGAAATCGGTTCAGTGAGCAAAACCTTCACCGCCACCCTCGGCGGCTATACCCAGGCGACCGGCAAGCTCAAGCTCTCGGACAAGGCCAGCGAGCACCTGTCCGCACTGGCCGGCAGCGCCTTCGACCAGATTAGCCTGCTGCAACTGGCGACCTACACGCCAGGCGGCTTGCCCCTGCAGTTTCCCGACGCCGCCGACAGCGCCGAGAACATGCTGGGCTACTTCCAGCATTGGAAACCGACTTACGCACCGGGCGCGCAACGCCTGTATTCCAACCCGAGCATCGGGCTGTTCGGCTACCTCTCGGCGCAAAGCCTTGGCCAGCCGTTCAACGTGGCCATGCAGAAAACCCTGCTGCCCAAACTGGGCTTGACCAACACCCACGTCAGCGTGCCCGCCGACAAATCCGGCCAGTACGCCCAAGGCTATGACAAGCTCCAGAAACCCGTGCGCGTGAGCCCTGGCGCACTCGACAGCGAAGCCTACGGCATCAAGACCAGCACCCAGGACCTGGCTCACTACGTGATGGTGAACATGCACCCGCAAACCCTGGAAAAGCCGCTGCAACAAGCCATCGCAGCGACTCACGCCGGTTACTACACCGTGAACGGCATGACCCAGGGCCTGGGTTGGGAACGCTACCCCTACCCGATCACGCTGAACGCATTGCTGGACGGCAACTCCACGCCAATGGCAATGGAGCCGCACAAGGTCACTTGGCTGACACCCGCACAACCGCAGCCGGCCAATGTGCTCTACAACAAAACCGGCTCAACCGGTGGTTTTGGGGCGTACGTGGTGTACGTGCCGAGCAAGGACATGGGTGTGGTGATTCTGGCAAACAAGAACTACCCGAATGCTGAGCGGGTCAAGTTGGCCTATACGATCTTGAGCGCGATGGACCACTAA
- a CDS encoding GFA family protein, which produces MQLEGSCHCGAVTFSLTSQHPYPYQRCYCSICRKTQGGGGYAINLAGDTQSLKVQGRKHISIYHARLKPDGASRAHASTAERHFCSQCGSALWLFSPEWPELIHPFASAIDTPLPVPPQHTHLMLGSKAPWVEVSVRKGDVQFDEYPEESIAQWHERLGLTR; this is translated from the coding sequence ATGCAACTTGAAGGGTCCTGCCATTGCGGCGCCGTCACGTTCAGCCTGACCAGCCAGCACCCCTACCCCTACCAACGCTGCTACTGCTCGATCTGCCGCAAGACCCAGGGCGGCGGCGGTTATGCGATCAACCTGGCCGGTGATACGCAAAGCCTGAAGGTTCAAGGCCGCAAACACATTTCGATCTACCACGCCCGCCTCAAGCCGGACGGCGCCAGCCGCGCCCATGCAAGCACTGCCGAACGGCATTTCTGCTCGCAATGCGGCAGCGCCCTGTGGCTGTTCAGCCCAGAGTGGCCGGAACTGATCCACCCCTTCGCGTCGGCCATCGACACGCCGTTGCCGGTACCGCCGCAACACACGCATTTGATGCTCGGTTCCAAGGCCCCATGGGTCGAAGTCAGCGTGCGAAAAGGCGACGTACAGTTCGATGAATACCCCGAAGAGTCCATTGCCCAGTGGCATGAGCGATTAGGGCTAACGCGTTAA
- a CDS encoding serine hydrolase domain-containing protein has product MFRTLRGIPLLGCLLGSIGCHVQPPAPPPIPKGDYGAIIRYLQTRIPQEMARENVPGLSIALVNGQELIWARGFGVADKAQGVPVTPNTAFRAGGIAKLLTATAALQLVEQQRLALDAPIQQTLREFHVRSRFHSDQAAADRDITLRRLLSHQSGLPSEHLRDVRSTFAMGQMPMRVSGVWLSSPPGSQVAYSNLGYSLVGAAIERSSGKSFEAQLQSSLLKPLEMNQSSFVGTGTQLSFRALGYEDGVASTDAHVRDLAAGGLWASPKDLSHYVRMLFAQGLYKGHRVLGSASIDEMFTQQNTGNALDFDCQMGLGWFLAPCGDEPIGPGVRTYQHSGGGDDFAAQLSVLPDQQLAVIIMANDGNAEELVARMATETLRLMLQAQTGESTCADDCQAPNHGLKLRHVPAAIDRKRLAGFYATAWGVFRIKDDNNRLSGELAGFDFELLRDEHGWLRAQKKVLGVWLKDLGELGRVQLDVVTVQGRQMLTARSHGQRLAIGERIEPPPLPVAWADTIGTYQVLNTHEPDAPLSGISVRLEEGFLVIRGQLHNEPLTDYILLPVDNAHAVLAGNGYGLGDTVSRQVNGLSASGYSFKRTQSPHNLLNF; this is encoded by the coding sequence ATGTTTCGCACATTGCGCGGTATTCCGCTATTGGGTTGCCTGCTCGGCAGTATCGGTTGCCATGTGCAACCGCCTGCCCCGCCGCCGATTCCCAAAGGCGATTACGGCGCGATCATTCGTTACCTGCAAACCCGCATTCCCCAGGAAATGGCACGTGAGAACGTACCCGGCCTGTCGATTGCGCTGGTCAATGGCCAGGAGCTGATCTGGGCGCGCGGGTTCGGCGTGGCCGACAAGGCCCAAGGTGTGCCGGTGACACCCAACACGGCGTTTCGCGCCGGCGGCATCGCCAAACTGCTCACGGCCACGGCGGCGCTGCAATTGGTCGAGCAACAGCGCCTGGCGCTGGATGCGCCGATCCAGCAGACGCTGCGCGAGTTCCACGTGCGCTCGCGCTTTCACAGCGACCAGGCGGCCGCCGACCGCGATATCACCCTGCGCCGCTTGCTCAGCCACCAGTCCGGTTTGCCCAGCGAACACCTGCGTGACGTGCGCAGCACTTTCGCCATGGGCCAGATGCCGATGCGCGTATCCGGCGTTTGGCTGAGCAGCCCGCCGGGCTCGCAAGTCGCCTATTCCAACCTGGGTTATTCGTTGGTCGGCGCCGCCATTGAACGCAGCAGCGGCAAAAGTTTCGAAGCGCAATTGCAAAGCAGCCTGCTCAAGCCACTGGAGATGAACCAGTCGAGTTTTGTCGGCACCGGTACGCAGTTGAGCTTCCGCGCGTTGGGCTACGAAGACGGTGTGGCGAGTACCGATGCACACGTCCGGGACCTCGCCGCCGGGGGCTTATGGGCAAGCCCCAAAGACCTCAGCCACTACGTGCGGATGCTGTTCGCCCAAGGCCTCTATAAAGGTCATCGCGTGTTGGGCAGCGCATCGATTGATGAGATGTTCACCCAGCAAAACACCGGCAATGCCCTGGATTTCGATTGCCAGATGGGCCTGGGCTGGTTTTTGGCGCCGTGCGGCGATGAACCGATCGGGCCCGGTGTGCGCACCTATCAGCACAGTGGCGGCGGCGACGATTTTGCGGCGCAGTTGAGCGTGCTGCCGGACCAGCAATTGGCGGTGATCATCATGGCCAATGACGGCAACGCCGAAGAACTGGTCGCCCGAATGGCCACCGAGACGCTGCGCCTGATGCTCCAGGCGCAAACCGGCGAATCCACCTGCGCCGACGACTGCCAGGCACCCAACCATGGGCTCAAGTTGCGTCACGTGCCGGCCGCCATCGACCGCAAGCGTCTGGCCGGCTTTTATGCCACGGCCTGGGGAGTGTTCCGGATCAAGGATGACAATAATCGGCTGTCCGGCGAGCTGGCCGGGTTCGACTTCGAATTGTTGCGCGATGAGCACGGCTGGCTGCGCGCGCAGAAAAAAGTCCTCGGTGTCTGGCTCAAGGACCTCGGCGAACTGGGCCGCGTGCAGCTGGACGTGGTCACGGTGCAAGGTCGCCAGATGCTCACTGCCCGTAGCCACGGCCAGCGCCTCGCCATCGGCGAGCGCATCGAACCGCCGCCTTTGCCAGTGGCCTGGGCCGACACCATCGGCACCTACCAGGTGCTTAACACCCATGAGCCCGACGCACCGCTGAGCGGTATCAGCGTACGCCTCGAAGAAGGCTTCCTGGTGATTCGCGGCCAATTGCACAACGAGCCGCTGACCGACTACATCCTGCTCCCGGTCGACAACGCCCACGCCGTGCTGGCCGGCAATGGCTACGGCCTGGGCGACACCGTGAGCCGCCAGGTCAACGGCCTCAGCGCTTCGGGCTACTCCTTCAAACGTACGCAATCGCCCCACAACCTATTGAATTTCTAA
- a CDS encoding MipA/OmpV family protein codes for MRSKNLCLSFTSLCLLAAADTAIAEDWQYSLKAGVANAPRYSGSDERMTAPVLGGQIVSPWGIFLDTSKGLGWGYEGNALSFSAYVGASASRKDKNQSLHAGSNRLKGLGEIKSRAQLGVSAAYNLGGVIVGATLEHALKEDDHKDTGKAYTHLELNLGTTLYEGRFGSVDAGLSSHFGDRNYLQTWYGVTTGQAAQSRFKAYKAGAGNISNGMNLVWSLPISEHTQFSTLLDVQYLADEAGKSPIVERRLQTSVMGVVEYTF; via the coding sequence ATGCGCTCAAAAAACCTGTGCCTGTCATTCACCTCACTGTGCCTGCTCGCCGCCGCCGACACCGCGATTGCCGAAGACTGGCAATACAGCCTCAAGGCCGGCGTGGCCAACGCGCCACGCTACAGCGGCAGCGACGAACGCATGACCGCGCCAGTGCTGGGCGGCCAAATCGTCAGCCCTTGGGGGATCTTCCTCGATACGAGCAAGGGCTTGGGCTGGGGTTACGAAGGCAATGCCCTGAGTTTTAGCGCCTATGTTGGTGCCAGCGCCTCACGCAAGGATAAAAACCAAAGTTTGCATGCCGGTTCCAACCGCCTCAAAGGCCTGGGCGAGATCAAGTCACGCGCGCAATTGGGCGTGAGTGCGGCCTACAACCTGGGCGGTGTGATAGTCGGCGCAACCCTGGAACACGCGCTCAAGGAAGATGACCACAAGGACACCGGCAAGGCTTACACCCACCTGGAACTGAACCTGGGAACCACGCTTTATGAGGGCCGCTTCGGCTCCGTCGATGCCGGCCTCAGCAGCCACTTCGGCGACCGTAATTACCTGCAAACCTGGTACGGCGTGACCACCGGCCAGGCCGCGCAAAGCCGGTTCAAGGCATACAAGGCCGGTGCGGGCAATATCAGCAATGGCATGAACCTGGTGTGGAGCCTGCCGATCAGTGAGCACACCCAGTTCTCGACCTTGCTGGATGTGCAGTACCTGGCAGATGAGGCGGGCAAAAGCCCGATTGTGGAGCGACGGTTGCAGACGTCGGTGATGGGGGTTGTGGAATATACGTTCTGA
- a CDS encoding ATP-binding protein, which yields MLRLFLRLYVILALGLAGAIWLVNYTFDELLPEANEVYNREALRGPAYGLVEQLRPLQGPARDARLAELQPHYGLRLKLVLRDSLALDEREQKLLADGQLVVRGDFMEFITNIDDGPQLLDIKLPEEPKWLYLWAYGFLGVSLAIVLYFWVRPHWRDLEHIRLAAQRFGDNDLASRILLPRRSTVRELAGHFNQMAERIESLIANQRELTNAVSHELRTPIARLSFELDQLKQQADPRQSRALIADMYADLGELEEMVSELLTYASLERGATQVTRENIEAHSWLDSVIGSVALEAEAAGVQLTLRTCEVDFIQIEPRFMARAVINLLRNAIRYAERRVEVSLVKFGSGYAVQVNDDGPGVPLDGRAKIFEPFLRLDTSRDRRTGGFGLGLALVKRVSQWHGGQVEVLDSEWGGASFRMTWAYAE from the coding sequence ATGCTGCGCCTGTTTCTGCGCCTGTATGTGATTCTGGCGCTCGGTTTGGCGGGGGCGATCTGGTTGGTCAACTACACCTTCGACGAGTTATTGCCCGAGGCCAACGAAGTGTATAACCGCGAAGCCCTGCGCGGCCCGGCTTACGGGCTGGTTGAGCAACTGCGGCCTCTGCAAGGGCCGGCCCGGGACGCTCGCCTGGCAGAGCTTCAACCCCATTACGGGTTGCGCCTTAAGTTGGTGTTGCGCGATAGCCTGGCGCTGGATGAGCGCGAGCAAAAACTCCTGGCGGACGGCCAACTGGTGGTGCGTGGGGACTTTATGGAGTTCATCACCAATATTGACGACGGCCCGCAGTTGCTGGACATCAAGTTGCCCGAAGAGCCCAAATGGTTATACCTGTGGGCCTATGGTTTCCTGGGGGTGAGCCTGGCCATCGTGTTGTATTTCTGGGTACGCCCGCACTGGCGCGACCTGGAGCATATTCGCCTGGCTGCGCAACGCTTTGGCGACAACGACCTGGCGTCGCGCATCCTGCTGCCGCGCCGCTCCACGGTGCGCGAGCTGGCCGGGCACTTCAACCAGATGGCCGAGCGCATCGAAAGCCTGATCGCCAACCAGCGTGAACTGACCAACGCCGTCTCCCACGAGTTGCGCACGCCGATTGCGCGCTTGTCGTTTGAACTCGATCAACTCAAACAACAGGCCGACCCGCGCCAGAGCCGCGCGCTGATCGCCGACATGTATGCCGACCTGGGCGAACTGGAAGAAATGGTCTCCGAACTGCTCACCTACGCCAGCCTGGAGCGCGGCGCCACCCAGGTCACCCGGGAAAATATCGAGGCCCACAGTTGGCTCGACAGTGTCATCGGCAGCGTGGCCCTGGAGGCGGAAGCGGCGGGGGTGCAGCTGACGTTGCGCACGTGCGAGGTCGACTTTATCCAGATCGAACCGCGCTTTATGGCCCGCGCGGTGATCAACCTGCTGCGCAACGCCATTCGTTATGCCGAGCGTCGTGTAGAAGTGTCGCTGGTCAAGTTCGGCAGCGGTTACGCGGTGCAGGTCAATGACGATGGCCCGGGTGTGCCGTTGGACGGCCGCGCCAAGATCTTCGAGCCTTTCCTGCGTCTGGACACCAGCCGCGACCGCCGCACGGGTGGGTTCGGCTTGGGCCTGGCGCTGGTAAAACGGGTCAGCCAGTGGCACGGCGGGCAGGTGGAAGTGCTGGATTCGGAGTGGGGCGGGGCGTCGTTCCGGATGACGTGGGCGTATGCCGAGTAA
- a CDS encoding response regulator: MENLGLGKVLLVEDDEKLAGLIAHFLSQHGFEVRVVHRGDQALAAFLDFKPKIVVLDLMLPGQSGLHVCREIRNVSDTPIVILTAKEDDLDHILGLESGADDYVIKPIKPPVLLARLRALQRRQVPEPTVRGSLEFGRLSIDRSCRVVSLGDEKIDLTTMEFELLWLLASSSGKILSRDDILNRMRGIAFDGLNRSVDVYISKLRGKLNDNPREPVCIKTIWGKGYLFNPFAWEV, encoded by the coding sequence ATGGAAAACCTGGGTCTGGGCAAGGTCCTGCTCGTTGAGGACGATGAAAAGCTGGCAGGGCTGATCGCGCATTTCCTGTCACAACACGGTTTCGAGGTGCGCGTTGTGCACCGAGGCGATCAGGCCCTGGCGGCATTCCTCGACTTCAAGCCGAAGATCGTCGTGCTCGACCTGATGTTGCCCGGCCAGAGCGGCCTGCACGTGTGCCGCGAGATTCGTAATGTATCCGACACGCCCATCGTGATCCTGACCGCCAAGGAAGATGACCTGGACCATATTCTGGGCCTGGAGTCCGGGGCCGACGACTATGTGATCAAACCGATCAAACCGCCGGTATTGCTGGCACGCTTGCGCGCCCTGCAACGCCGCCAGGTGCCCGAGCCCACCGTGCGTGGTTCACTGGAGTTTGGCCGGTTGTCGATTGATCGCAGTTGCCGGGTGGTCAGCCTGGGCGATGAGAAGATCGACCTCACCACCATGGAATTCGAGTTGCTGTGGTTGTTGGCCAGCAGCTCGGGGAAAATCCTCTCCCGCGACGACATTCTCAACCGCATGCGTGGTATTGCCTTTGACGGCCTTAACCGCAGCGTCGACGTTTACATCAGCAAATTGCGCGGCAAGCTCAACGACAATCCTCGTGAGCCGGTGTGCATCAAGACTATTTGGGGCAAGGGTTACCTGTTCAATCCGTTTGCGTGGGAGGTTTAG